The segment GGAGTATGACCTTCCTTTATCATTTTTTTAAGATCTTTTTCAAAGTTTTTATTTTGAATCATTTTCTTAATATTGTTTAAATTTTCATCTGTAATATTTAGTAGTGATTTTATTGTATTCTTTTGTGTTACAACAACATTCTCATTTTCAATTTTAATATCTAAATCTTTTAAATTAACAGTATAGTGTTTTTCATATATTTTGTCATTTGTCTTATGTGTGTCATTTTTTAATGTTTTAGCATTTGTACTATTAAACATGCTCATACTGAATATTAATCAATGTTCCATTAGTATAGGCTATATTCGTTAACATATCTTTTATTTAAAAGTAAGTTTAATTGACGAAAAACTTTGGTTAAAAAACTACCTAAAAGGTGGTTTTTTTATTTTTGAAATACTTCTTTACATACGAACATATGTTTGATAAAATTAATGTATAAAATTTTTATATAAAATAATGCTAATAATAAATGCTAGATTATTAATATAAGAACATAATTTTAAGAGGTGTGAAATGGATATTTTTGAAAAGCTAAAAATACTTTCTGCTGCAGCTAAATATGACGTGTCATGTTCTTCTAGTGGGAGCAATAGAAAAAACAAAAAAGGTGGTATTGGTAGTGGAAGTGCCAGTGGTATTTGCCATAGTTTCACTTCTGATGGAAGGTGTATTTCCCTTTTAAAAATACTTCTCACAAACTACTGCTCTTATGACTGTGCTTACTGTGTAAATAGAATATCAAATGATGTAGAAAGGGCTGCGTTTACTCCAGAAGAGGTTATAGATTTAACTCTAAATTTTTATAAAAGAAATTTTATAGAAGGGCTTTTTTTAAGTTCTGCAGTATATAAAAATCCAAATTACACTATGGAGCTTTTGACAAAGGTAGTGGAAACTTTAAGGGTTAAACATAATTTTAATGGTTATATACATTTAAAAGCAATACCAGGGGCCGATGAAAGTCTTATAAAAAGAGCAGGGAGTTTTGCAGATAGAATGAGTGTAAATATAGAGCTTCCTTCAAGTAGCAGTTTAAAGCTTTTAGCACCTCAGAAAAGTAAAGAAAATATATTAAAACCTATGAGTTTTATTGGACGAAATATTATATTAGGAAAAGAAGAGAGAAAGCTAAGTAAAAATGCTCCTAAGTTTGTACCAGCGGGACAGAGCAGTCAATTAATAGTTGGAGCCACTAAAGAAACAGATCTCAATATAATGAGGCTTTCGGAAGGTCTATATAATTCTTATAATCTTAAGAGAGTTTATTATTCTGCTTATGTTCCAGTTGGAAATGAGAAAAAAATAGCTATTAATAAAACTCCGCCTTTGTTAAGGGAACATAGACTTTATCAGGCGGATTGGCTTTTAAGATTTTATGGTTTTAAGGCAGGAGAACTTTTGGATAAGGATAAGCCAAACTTTGATTTGGAGTTAGACCCTAAAACTAATTGGGCTTTAAGACATTTAGAATTATTTCCGTTAGAGATAAATAGGGCTTCTTATAATATGC is part of the Haloimpatiens sp. FM7315 genome and harbors:
- a CDS encoding putative DNA modification/repair radical SAM protein, which translates into the protein MDIFEKLKILSAAAKYDVSCSSSGSNRKNKKGGIGSGSASGICHSFTSDGRCISLLKILLTNYCSYDCAYCVNRISNDVERAAFTPEEVIDLTLNFYKRNFIEGLFLSSAVYKNPNYTMELLTKVVETLRVKHNFNGYIHLKAIPGADESLIKRAGSFADRMSVNIELPSSSSLKLLAPQKSKENILKPMSFIGRNIILGKEERKLSKNAPKFVPAGQSSQLIVGATKETDLNIMRLSEGLYNSYNLKRVYYSAYVPVGNEKKIAINKTPPLLREHRLYQADWLLRFYGFKAGELLDKDKPNFDLELDPKTNWALRHLELFPLEINRASYNMLLRVPGIGVRSLNRIVRIRRVHNLSFEDLKKIGCVLKRAKYFITCKGKYFGDTIIREDYIKKKILNPKDATVFNEGFKQLSFFDQLPLLGTNIDLSTKTTGEL